Within Nocardia terpenica, the genomic segment TTTGCCCCGGCGGACCTCCCAGCGCCGCAGATACTCATGCCAACCGCTCCGCGCCGTCGGGGAGCAGGTACCCGTCGATCGCGCGTGTGAGCTCGGCGTCGAGGTGGGGTGCGTCGAGGAGGTGGGCGACGGTGGTGGCGGACTGGACCGCGGATTGGGCGATGAGCAGCAGCATGGTGGCCAGTTGTTCGGGGGTGCCGGGGCGGATGGAGCCGTCGCGCTGGCCCTCCCGGATGAGGGTGGTGAACAGCGCGACGAGTTCGCGCTGATTGCGGCCCAGGCGTCCGAACACGTAGGTGAGCATGAGGTCGGTGTCGGTGCGGAAGATCTTGGCGAACAACGGATTCGCGCGGACCGTGGCCGCCCCGTCCACGATGCCG encodes:
- a CDS encoding TetR/AcrR family transcriptional regulator, producing MHTIDAPGADEAASEPSATDVAILDAARACVEEFGVRRTTLTEVARRAGVSRPTVYRRWADTGSLLADLLVRELRDIVRRTVPTSGSARARLVHGIVDGAATVRANPLFAKIFRTDTDLMLTYVFGRLGRNQRELVALFTTLIREGQRDGSIRPGTPEQLATMLLLIAQSAVQSATTVAHLLDAPHLDAELTRAIDGYLLPDGAERLA